The following are encoded together in the Hoplias malabaricus isolate fHopMal1 chromosome 3, fHopMal1.hap1, whole genome shotgun sequence genome:
- the daglb gene encoding diacylglycerol lipase-beta, translating to MPGMVVFGRRWGIASDDLVLPGSFELFIRFLWWIATVVLYATHKGRFDCTGGTVLHSYLVVLLILLAVIILTLCAIVYISAQGTIMNPGPRRSMPALVYLRALLYIPELVWACLGVVWVSDNSGGCEPAEVGAVIGAVVASWIILLSMMVGVLIVFDPLGSLRKPALTGEYSGMRDLESSESSQLFYTARSVAVRVWESRLRLLCCCLPQDDNKRAAFSSIAQLVSGFFSDTDLVPSDIAAGLALLHQEQDKMELCKDPDDVISHSPSSPIREDLEIELEKAAHFMKFAVAAYGCPIYVYLNPLTGSCKLCWDCCHNRNAEYDLVGGDYVSCHLSSVLRITGLQYRDLIYISVHNQIFEIPFFVALDHKREAVLVSVRGTLSLKDVLTDLSAECENLPVDGVSGACYAHKGISQAANYIFKKLVNDGILTQAFSIAPEYRLVITGHSLGAGTASLLAALLRSTYPTLLCYAFSPPGGLMSKALAEYSKKFVISVVLGKDLVPRLSIPNMEDLKKRILKMVSNCNKPKYKILLHGCWYEVFGGAPDDFPTEMENRREEALSQPLLGEESLLVQGSTSYQSLSSDDSPTRPTHLPLYLPGRIMYITEDGPSRRHCFSQVRYRAEWSNEMEFRSILISPHMITDHMPDVVLRALRSLTRERPFSLCPSSLSNSHLNVI from the exons ATGCCGGGTATGGTGGTGTTTGGTCGGCGCTGGGGAATCGCCAGCGACGATCTAGTTCTTCCAGGATCCTTCGAGCTCTTCATCAGATTCCTGTG GTGGATTGCAACTGTAGTTTTGTATGCCACCCACAAAGGAAGGTTTGATTGTACTGGTGGAACTGTTCTGCACAGCTACCTTGTTGTCCTTCTCATCCTGCTTGCAGTCATTATCTTAACCTTATGTGCAATTGTTTACATCAGTGCTCAGG GAACCATAATGAATCCTGGTCCCAGACGCTCAATGCCAGCTCTGGTATATCTTCGTGCACTACTTTACATCCCTGAGTTAGTCTGGGCCTGCCTTGGAGTTGTCTGGGTATCTGATAATAGTGGGGGATGTGAACCAGCTGAAGTTGGGGCTGTAATCGGTGCGGTGGTTGCaag CTGGATAATCTTGCTCTCCATGATGGTGGGTGTGTTGATCGTGTTCGACCCGTTGGGCAGCCTGAGAAAGCCAGCCTTGACTGGCGAGTATTCAGGCATGAGAGATCTGGAGAGCAGCGAGTCCTCTCAGCTCTTTTATACTGCACGCTCGGTAGCAGTACGTGTGTGGGAGAGTCGTCTGCGTCTCCTCTGCTGCTGTCTGCCTCAAGATGACAACAAACGAGCAGCTTTCTCCAGCATTGCCCAGCTCGTCAGTGGTTTCTTCTCG GACACAGACTTGGTGCCCAGTGATATTGCAGCTGGCCTGGCTCTACTGCATCAGGAGCAAGATAAAATGGAGCTGTGTAAAGATCCTGATGATGTCATATCCCACAGCCCATCATCCCCTATA AGAGAAGATCTGGAGATCGAGCTTGAGAAAGCTGCACATTTTATGAAGTTTGCGGTAGCTGCATACGGATGTCCCATTTATGTTTACTTAAACCCTCTCACTGGATCGTGCAAACTCTGTTGGGACTG cTGTCATAACCGTAATGCAGAATACGACCTGGTTGGAGGAGATTACGTCAGCTGCCATTTAAGCTCAGTCTTGCGAATCACAGGACTACAGTACAGAGACTTGATTTATATTAGTGTCCATAATCAG ATATTTGAGATCCCCTTCTTTGttgctctggatcacaaaagggAGGCTGTGCTGGTTTCTGTGAGGGGAACACTGTCACTAAAA GACGTGTTGACAGACCTCTCTGCAGAATGTGAGAACCTGCCAGTTGACGGTGTGTCAGGAGCCTGCTATGCCCACAAG GGCATATCTCAAGCTGCCAATTACATATTTAAGAAGCTAGTCAATGATGGCATCTTGACCCAGGCCTTCAGCATTGCACCT GAGTACAGGCTGGTGATCACAGGTCACAGCCTTGGAGCAGGAACAGCGTCACTGTTGGCAGCGCTACTGCGAAGTACCTACCCCACATTACTGTGCTATGCTTTCTCACCACCAGGAGGCCTCATGAG TAAAGCGCTTGCAGAGTACTCCAAAAAATTTGTGATCTCTGTGGTTCTGGGAAAGGATCTAGTCCCCAG ACTGAGTATTCCAAACATGGAAGACCTAAAGAAAAGGATATTGAAGATGGTGTCTAACTGCAATAAACCCAAG TACAAGATTCTCTTGCATGGCTGCTGGTATGAGGTGTTTGGAGGGGCCCCAGATGACTTCCCCACAGAAATGGAGAACCGGAGGGAGGAGGCGTTAAGCCAGCCATTACTAGGGGAGGAGAGCTTACTGGTGCAGGGTTCTACCTCCTATCAGAGCCTTTCTTCAGATGACTCCCCCACTCGTCCCACCCACCTGCCTCTTTATCTACCTGGCAGGATCATGTACATCACAGAGGATGGACCCTCACGCAG ACACTGTTTCTCTCAGGTACGGTACCGTGCAGAGTGGTCCAACGAGATGGAGTTCCGTAGTATTCTGATCAGCCCACACATGATCACTGACCACATGCCTGATGTGGTCCTCCGGGCCCTGCGCAGCCTCACCAGAGAGCGGCCCTTCTCCCTCTGCCCCTCCTCCCTCAGCAACAGTCATCTGAATGTCATCTGA